The Medicago truncatula cultivar Jemalong A17 chromosome 4, MtrunA17r5.0-ANR, whole genome shotgun sequence genome includes a region encoding these proteins:
- the LOC25491334 gene encoding late embryogenesis abundant protein 2, with protein MASHDQSYKAGETMGRTEEKSNQMMGNIGDKAQAAKEKVQQTAQAAKEKTGQTAQAAKEKTQETAQAAKDKTQQAAQATKDKTQDTTGQARDKGYEMGQATKETAQSGKDNSAGFLQQTGEKVKGMAQGATEAVKNTLGMNNDEEDKDHFTTKTTTTTRRNVVD; from the exons atggctTCCCACGACCAAAGTTACAAAGCTGGTGAAACCATGGGCAGAACTGAG GAAAAGTCAAACCAGATGATGGGCAACATAGGTGACAAAGCCCAAGCTGCAAAGGAAAAAGTCCAGCAAACAGCccaagcagctaaggagaagaCAGGACAGACAGCCCAAGCTGCAAAGGAGAAAACCCAAGAAACAGCCCAAGCTGCAAAGGACAAAACCCAGCAAGCAGCCCAAGCAACAAAGGATAAAACCCAAGACACAACTGGTCAAGCAAGAGACAAGGGTTATGAAATGGGCCAGGCTACAAAAGAAACTGCCCAATCAGGAAAGGACAACTCAGCTGGGTTTTTGCAACAGACAGGTGAGAAGGTTAAGGGTATGGCACAAGGTGCAACTGAAGCAGTTAAGAACACTTTAGGAATGAATAATGATGAGGAAGACAAGGACCAtttcacaacaaaaacaactacaacaacccGTCGTAACGTCGTTGATTGA